In Candidatus Cybelea sp., the sequence CGGCGCCCGCATCGTAATTTTTGGAAAAGGAACCAAGACCGCTCCGCGTTGCGGATTCACGCTCGAGACGATCGAGTTCTTCAATCGCTACGGCTATCCGTTCGAAGTAGTCGACGTCTTGGAAAATCTTCCCAAGCGCGAAGCGCTCTCGGAGCTGACCGATTGGCCGACGCTGCCGAAAGTTTTCATCAACGGAAAATTTTACGGAGATACCGACGTGCTCGAACCCATGGCGCAGAGTGGGGAGTTGAAGGCCGCGCTCGAGGAGGCCTTTGGAGCCGCGCCGCCCGAGCCCAAGCAAACGATCAATCTGCACTAGCCTCGTGGCGTTCACGACGATCGTCGCCCCGCGGGAACTCTACGAACGGCTCGGCTCAGCCGAACTGGTCGTTATCGACTGCCGTCACTCGCTCGGCGATTTTGCGCTCGGGCGGCGGCTTTACGAGGAGTCGCACATTCCCGGCGCCTTCTTCGCCGGCGTCGAGGAGGATCTCGCGGGCGAAAAAACCGGCCGCAACGGCCGCCACC encodes:
- a CDS encoding glutaredoxin domain-containing protein, which gives rise to MPEDLKEEIAREIAGARIVIFGKGTKTAPRCGFTLETIEFFNRYGYPFEVVDVLENLPKREALSELTDWPTLPKVFINGKFYGDTDVLEPMAQSGELKAALEEAFGAAPPEPKQTINLH